A region from the Candidatus Neomarinimicrobiota bacterium genome encodes:
- the lpdA gene encoding dihydrolipoyl dehydrogenase yields MSTTHYEVAIIGGGPGGYVAAIRAAQLGKKTVIIERAALGGICLNWGCIPTKALLKSAEVLRSAQKAKKYGVRVSSVEVDFFAVIKRSRQVAESLSKGVGFLMKKNGVEVIEGDAMLLGEQQILIDGQTQISAENIIIGTGARPRPLPNTPFDGKTIISSKEALSLEAIPEKLLVVGAGAIGVEFADFYAAMGSRVTMVEMLPHLLPVEDEEVSRELQKLFKRKKIKALLETTVEQVSVDDEKATITVKDKAGEKQQLEADKVLVAIGVQGNTEDLGLESAGVILENGWIKTNHFMQTSASGIYAIGDVSGPPWLAHVASHEGITAVEHLAGLNVKPMHYNNVPGCTYCTPQVASIGMTEKAAREAGYKLKIGKFPYRASGKAMASGDTDGFTKLIYDAKYGELLGAHIIGAEATELIAEIGIARSLEATHEAVLETIHAHPTLSEMIMEASGVALDRGIHL; encoded by the coding sequence ATGAGCACAACACACTACGAAGTAGCGATCATTGGCGGCGGTCCCGGTGGATATGTGGCTGCTATACGCGCCGCTCAATTAGGCAAGAAAACCGTGATCATAGAGCGGGCCGCCCTGGGTGGAATTTGCCTGAATTGGGGCTGCATTCCCACCAAAGCTCTTCTAAAAAGTGCCGAGGTATTGCGGTCTGCTCAGAAAGCAAAAAAATACGGCGTAAGGGTCAGTTCTGTAGAAGTTGATTTTTTCGCTGTGATCAAGCGTTCTCGACAAGTTGCAGAATCTCTCTCAAAAGGTGTTGGTTTTCTAATGAAAAAAAATGGGGTAGAGGTCATTGAAGGTGATGCAATGCTTCTGGGGGAACAGCAAATCCTGATAGATGGACAGACTCAGATCAGCGCCGAAAATATTATAATCGGAACAGGCGCTCGCCCGCGACCCCTGCCAAACACTCCCTTTGATGGAAAAACCATCATTTCATCTAAAGAGGCCTTGAGCCTGGAAGCCATTCCAGAGAAACTACTGGTAGTAGGAGCTGGTGCCATAGGGGTTGAGTTTGCCGATTTTTATGCTGCCATGGGCTCTCGGGTTACCATGGTGGAAATGCTGCCTCACCTGCTTCCCGTTGAAGATGAAGAGGTTTCCAGAGAGCTGCAGAAACTATTCAAGCGTAAAAAGATTAAAGCTTTATTGGAAACCACGGTTGAACAAGTTTCCGTTGATGATGAAAAAGCCACTATAACTGTCAAGGACAAAGCAGGAGAAAAACAGCAACTGGAAGCTGATAAAGTATTGGTAGCCATTGGCGTTCAGGGAAATACAGAAGATTTGGGACTGGAATCCGCAGGTGTAATTCTCGAAAACGGTTGGATCAAAACCAACCACTTCATGCAGACCAGCGCATCTGGAATTTATGCCATTGGCGACGTCTCTGGACCACCCTGGTTAGCTCACGTAGCTTCTCATGAAGGAATTACAGCGGTGGAGCATTTGGCAGGCCTGAATGTCAAACCCATGCATTATAATAATGTGCCGGGCTGCACCTACTGCACCCCTCAAGTGGCTTCAATCGGAATGACGGAAAAAGCGGCCAGGGAGGCAGGTTACAAGCTTAAAATTGGTAAATTTCCATACCGGGCTTCAGGAAAAGCCATGGCATCCGGAGACACAGACGGCTTTACAAAGCTGATCTATGATGCTAAATATGGCGAATTATTAGGTGCTCACATTATCGGCGCTGAAGCCACTGAACTTATAGCGGAAATCGGTATTGCAAGATCTTTGGAGGCCACCCATGAAGCGGTTTTGGAAACGATTCACGCTCACCCCACTTTATCAGAGATGATCATGGAAGCATCCGGTGTAGCTCTAGATCGTGGAATTCACCTCTAA
- a CDS encoding nucleotidyltransferase family protein: protein MKAMLFAAGKGTRLKPLTDRHPKCLVTADNITLLEHNIQHLIKNGVTTIVINTHHYGQQIIDFVHEHNFGIDIHISEEAELMETGGGLLLAQDHFRDEEAFIVCNSDIYTDLDLRTMVISHLESKNLATLAVADRKTSRYLRFNSAGLLCGWENRKTSEEISWNDGEYQTKAFNGIQVMSPAIFDYMPDFGAAFSTIPIYLKAAQAGEKIAMHPMDDAYWIDIGTIEKLEELRKHLAKASSSRRVHNKGL from the coding sequence ATGAAAGCCATGCTCTTTGCCGCCGGAAAAGGCACCCGCTTAAAGCCCCTCACAGATCGGCATCCCAAATGTCTGGTTACAGCTGATAATATCACCTTGCTGGAACATAATATTCAACACCTGATAAAGAACGGGGTCACGACAATTGTGATCAACACCCATCATTATGGGCAGCAGATCATTGATTTTGTTCATGAACATAATTTTGGAATTGATATCCATATCTCAGAGGAAGCCGAACTGATGGAAACGGGCGGGGGCTTGCTTTTAGCTCAGGATCATTTTCGTGATGAAGAAGCATTCATTGTCTGTAACAGTGATATTTATACCGACCTGGATCTAAGGACCATGGTGATTTCCCATTTAGAAAGTAAAAATCTGGCAACGTTAGCGGTGGCTGACCGGAAAACTTCCCGCTACTTGAGATTTAATTCTGCCGGATTGCTATGTGGTTGGGAAAACCGAAAAACCAGTGAAGAGATTTCCTGGAATGATGGGGAGTATCAAACCAAAGCCTTTAACGGAATTCAAGTGATGTCTCCCGCTATCTTCGATTATATGCCTGATTTTGGAGCTGCATTTTCAACAATTCCCATATACCTGAAAGCCGCTCAAGCAGGTGAAAAAATCGCCATGCACCCTATGGATGATGCGTACTGGATTGATATAGGCACTATTGAAAAATTAGAAGAACTGAGAAAACACCTTGCGAAAGCCTCAAGCTCTCGCAGGGTCCATAATAAAGGACTCTAG
- a CDS encoding dihydrolipoamide acetyltransferase family protein, producing the protein MIFDIVMPKMGESLTEGTVLEWKKQVGESIDKDEILLEIATDKVDSEIPSPVGGTVVEVIGEINKTYDVDTVIARVETSDDVKVTAPSKKNDAESPVASLHATTPQVSTHQSPQVSFGDDRFYSPLVRSIAVKEGIQPEELQRIPGSGFRGRVSKSDVLFYIETRGGGSSQPATITGLEVTGLAEKMNPEDIEIIEMDSMRKSIAKHMRNSIDTSAHVYVVSEADMTLLMTFIAENNAAFKTKTGHSLTVTHFIAMAVRDALLEFPLINSSLDGAQIIRHKHLNVGIAVAVGNGLVVPPVRNAEDKSLLQISDDISEIVTKARNKKLTLDDLEGATFSITNFGVFGNLAGYPIINQPNVAILGVGAIKKRPVVIETDSGDEIAIRQICTFTLGFDHRLVDGAMGGKFIEAIVKNLEAVDPLKALAGVLG; encoded by the coding sequence ATGATCTTCGATATAGTCATGCCAAAGATGGGTGAATCTCTCACAGAGGGGACCGTTCTGGAGTGGAAAAAGCAGGTGGGAGAATCTATCGATAAAGACGAAATCCTACTGGAAATCGCCACAGATAAAGTTGATTCTGAAATTCCATCACCAGTGGGTGGAACTGTGGTTGAGGTCATTGGAGAAATCAATAAAACCTATGATGTCGATACGGTGATCGCTCGGGTGGAAACCTCGGACGATGTCAAGGTCACTGCCCCTTCAAAAAAAAATGACGCCGAATCGCCTGTAGCGTCGTTGCATGCAACAACCCCACAGGTATCCACTCACCAATCCCCCCAAGTGTCCTTTGGCGATGATCGTTTTTATTCACCCCTGGTTCGCAGTATTGCAGTGAAGGAGGGTATCCAACCAGAAGAGTTACAACGGATTCCCGGTAGTGGTTTTCGAGGCCGAGTTTCCAAAAGTGATGTTCTTTTTTATATCGAGACGCGTGGGGGTGGCAGTTCCCAACCAGCAACAATAACAGGCCTGGAAGTAACCGGCCTGGCCGAGAAAATGAATCCAGAAGATATTGAGATCATTGAGATGGATTCCATGCGTAAAAGTATTGCCAAACACATGCGTAACAGTATCGACACATCAGCCCATGTATATGTGGTCAGTGAAGCTGACATGACTCTCCTCATGACTTTTATTGCTGAGAACAATGCAGCATTCAAAACCAAGACGGGTCATTCTCTAACGGTCACACATTTCATCGCCATGGCAGTCCGGGATGCGCTGCTGGAGTTCCCCTTGATCAACTCATCTCTGGATGGTGCTCAGATCATTCGGCACAAACATTTGAATGTGGGGATTGCTGTAGCAGTTGGTAATGGACTGGTGGTTCCCCCGGTTCGCAATGCTGAAGATAAATCACTATTACAAATCTCGGATGATATCTCAGAAATTGTCACTAAGGCTCGCAACAAGAAACTGACCCTGGATGACCTTGAGGGAGCCACCTTCTCTATCACAAATTTTGGCGTATTTGGTAATCTGGCGGGCTATCCCATCATCAATCAACCCAATGTGGCTATTCTCGGTGTCGGCGCAATCAAGAAGAGGCCCGTGGTCATTGAAACTGATTCTGGTGATGAAATTGCCATCAGACAAATTTGTACCTTTACCTTGGGCTTTGACCATCGTCTGGTAGATGGTGCCATGGGTGGAAAATTTATTGAAGCCATTGTCAAGAACCTTGAAGCAGTTGACCCACTCAAAGCGCTTGCAGGGGTCTTGGGTTAG
- a CDS encoding thiamine pyrophosphate-dependent enzyme, giving the protein MSATFQGYNKTQLINIFKAMATSRRLDEKMLTLLRQGKSFFHIGAGGHEGAQIACAMNLNPGSDWFYPYYRDQALVLSLGMTQADLFLGFLAKQDDPGSAGRQLPQHYGSKKLNIVSQSSPTGTQYLQAVGTAIAARKAGHNALVYVSSGEGTTSQGEFHEALNWASREKLPVLFHIEDNGYAISVPKASQMAGGSVYDMVGGYRNLNRFETDGTDFFSAFKTFEKAIKDIRAGDGPALVVSNVVRLFPHSSSDDHRKYRDAAELAEEQKRDPIEKFRKYCEDDGIITSDEFQAVWDEVIVEVDEVAEQAQTAPFPDKSEATTHILDESPQNIEQRESATIGEDIVIVDAINHALHEEMAHNDRMIIYGQDVADGKGGVFTATKGLSTAFGVERVFNSPLAEASIVGTAFGAAVAGLKPVVEIQFGDYIWTAMMQIRNEVATVRYRSNNTYTSPLVMRVPVGGYIHGGLCHSQSIEGFFMHLPGIHIVYPSNAADAKGLLKYACRIDDPVLFLEHKGMYRQGFAKRPEPDANYLLAFGEAAIVREGFDLTIVTYGMMVYKSIEAAKQLEKSHGASIEVIDLRTLSPLDKATIGKSLRKSGKALVVYEDTLTAGPGAEIAAIIAEEFFELLDGPVLRVAAKDSPVPFNWDLEDEVLPQTKDIHQAAKRLLEY; this is encoded by the coding sequence GTGTCGGCAACCTTTCAGGGATATAATAAAACACAACTGATTAATATTTTCAAGGCCATGGCAACCTCACGCCGTTTGGATGAGAAAATGCTAACCTTGCTACGGCAGGGGAAGTCATTTTTCCATATTGGAGCAGGCGGTCACGAAGGAGCCCAGATAGCCTGTGCCATGAACCTGAATCCGGGGAGTGATTGGTTTTACCCCTATTATCGTGATCAAGCTTTGGTTTTGAGTCTTGGTATGACGCAAGCCGACCTTTTTCTGGGATTTTTAGCCAAACAGGATGATCCTGGCTCAGCCGGTCGTCAACTTCCCCAGCATTACGGCAGCAAAAAACTGAATATTGTATCTCAGTCCAGTCCCACCGGCACCCAGTATCTTCAGGCTGTTGGAACTGCAATCGCCGCTCGTAAAGCCGGGCACAACGCCCTGGTCTATGTTTCCTCTGGAGAGGGTACGACCAGTCAGGGTGAATTCCACGAAGCGCTGAACTGGGCCAGCCGTGAAAAGCTACCGGTTCTCTTTCATATTGAAGATAATGGTTATGCTATTTCAGTTCCCAAGGCTTCCCAAATGGCTGGTGGATCAGTCTATGATATGGTGGGAGGCTACCGTAATCTGAATCGGTTTGAAACGGACGGAACAGACTTCTTTTCAGCGTTCAAAACCTTTGAAAAAGCGATTAAGGATATTCGGGCTGGAGATGGTCCGGCACTGGTTGTTTCCAATGTGGTGCGCCTGTTTCCCCACTCCTCTTCAGATGATCATCGTAAATACCGCGATGCTGCCGAGCTGGCAGAAGAACAAAAACGTGATCCCATTGAGAAATTTCGTAAATATTGTGAGGATGATGGGATTATCACATCTGACGAATTTCAAGCTGTATGGGATGAAGTGATCGTGGAAGTGGATGAAGTAGCAGAGCAAGCACAAACTGCTCCTTTCCCTGATAAATCAGAGGCAACCACTCATATATTAGATGAATCTCCCCAGAATATTGAGCAACGTGAATCCGCAACAATCGGTGAAGATATTGTCATCGTCGATGCAATTAACCATGCGCTACATGAAGAGATGGCCCATAACGATAGAATGATCATTTATGGTCAGGATGTAGCCGATGGAAAAGGTGGTGTTTTCACTGCGACAAAAGGATTATCAACAGCCTTTGGAGTGGAGCGGGTTTTTAATTCTCCGCTGGCTGAAGCCTCCATTGTTGGTACCGCTTTTGGCGCTGCAGTGGCTGGTTTGAAGCCTGTGGTGGAAATCCAGTTTGGAGATTATATCTGGACCGCCATGATGCAGATTCGCAACGAGGTGGCCACCGTTCGCTATAGAAGCAACAATACGTATACATCTCCCCTTGTTATGCGGGTTCCAGTTGGTGGATATATCCATGGTGGACTATGCCATAGTCAGAGTATTGAGGGCTTCTTCATGCATCTGCCGGGGATTCACATTGTATATCCATCCAATGCAGCCGATGCAAAAGGTCTATTGAAATACGCCTGCCGCATTGATGACCCAGTGCTGTTCCTGGAACATAAAGGCATGTATCGTCAGGGTTTTGCCAAGCGTCCTGAGCCAGATGCCAATTATTTACTAGCTTTCGGTGAGGCTGCAATAGTCCGTGAAGGATTTGACCTAACCATTGTCACTTATGGTATGATGGTTTATAAATCAATTGAAGCTGCCAAGCAATTAGAGAAAAGCCATGGTGCTTCAATCGAGGTAATTGATCTACGAACGTTGAGTCCTCTGGACAAGGCGACTATTGGCAAATCCTTGCGGAAGTCTGGCAAAGCATTGGTTGTCTATGAAGATACGTTGACTGCTGGTCCCGGTGCTGAAATAGCAGCTATCATAGCCGAAGAATTCTTTGAGTTGTTAGATGGCCCGGTTTTGAGGGTTGCTGCCAAAGACAGCCCGGTACCCTTCAACTGGGATCTGGAAGATGAAGTCCTTCCCCAAACGAAAGACATCCACCAGGCAGCAAAAAGATTACTAGAGTATTAA
- a CDS encoding RNase adapter RapZ — translation MPENLKKLFEDHFKETPTEIKPLAAHGSNREYFRITSASRSVIGAKNMDRLENEAFIAFSNHFHAKDLAVPVIYAEDLDRHIYLQQDLGDVTLFDYLLKVRQGKPDFPRELITTYEQVVERLPEFQIRGGAGLDYSKSYPHHSFDRQSMMWDLNYFKYYFLKLAHIRFNEQQLEQDFKTFTDFLLEADGQNFLYRDFQSRNIMLKDDQPWFIDYQGGRKGALQYDIASLLFDAKADLPFKVREHLLEHYLEAVRKLTPIDREVFTKHYYGFVFIRIMQAMGAYGYRGFYERKTHFLQSIPYAIRNLEYLVRKVDLPIEIPVMMDVFQQLIRSSVLRDFGKANLRLKVRVSSFSYKHGVPVDDRGHGGGFVFDCRFLPNPGREIAYKKLSANDQSVIDWFADKPDMDRWLKRVFTMVDDAVTSYEEQNFTDLMISFGCTGGQHRSVHSANRLAAHLKETHDIDVVLSHRELG, via the coding sequence ATGCCTGAAAACCTGAAAAAACTATTCGAAGATCATTTCAAAGAGACCCCTACTGAAATTAAGCCTCTGGCAGCCCATGGTTCGAATCGTGAATATTTTAGGATTACCAGTGCCTCACGATCTGTTATCGGCGCCAAAAATATGGACCGACTTGAAAACGAGGCATTTATTGCTTTTTCCAATCATTTTCACGCCAAAGATCTGGCCGTCCCCGTGATCTATGCCGAAGACCTGGACCGACACATCTATCTGCAGCAGGATCTGGGCGATGTCACTCTTTTTGATTACCTTCTAAAAGTTCGCCAGGGAAAACCGGATTTTCCTCGTGAATTGATCACGACCTATGAACAAGTGGTAGAACGGCTTCCGGAATTCCAGATTAGAGGTGGCGCGGGCTTGGATTATTCGAAATCGTATCCCCACCACAGTTTTGATCGTCAGTCCATGATGTGGGATCTAAATTATTTTAAGTATTACTTCCTTAAATTGGCTCATATTCGCTTTAATGAACAACAACTGGAACAAGACTTTAAAACATTCACTGATTTTTTACTTGAGGCAGATGGTCAAAACTTTCTATATCGCGATTTTCAATCCCGCAACATCATGCTCAAAGATGATCAACCCTGGTTCATTGATTACCAGGGCGGTCGCAAAGGGGCACTTCAGTATGATATTGCTTCTCTGCTCTTCGATGCCAAGGCAGATTTACCCTTTAAGGTTAGAGAACATCTTCTGGAACACTATCTGGAGGCTGTTAGAAAATTGACCCCCATTGACAGAGAGGTTTTTACCAAGCACTATTACGGTTTCGTTTTTATCCGTATTATGCAAGCCATGGGAGCCTATGGTTATCGGGGTTTCTATGAACGCAAGACCCATTTTCTCCAGAGCATCCCCTACGCTATTCGAAATCTGGAATATCTCGTGCGGAAAGTGGATCTACCCATTGAGATTCCAGTTATGATGGATGTCTTTCAGCAGTTGATTCGCTCCTCGGTTCTAAGGGATTTCGGTAAAGCCAATCTGCGTTTAAAAGTGCGCGTATCCAGCTTTTCTTATAAGCACGGTGTGCCAGTTGATGATCGCGGACATGGTGGTGGATTTGTCTTTGACTGTCGCTTTTTGCCCAATCCCGGCAGAGAGATTGCCTATAAAAAATTATCCGCTAACGATCAATCTGTTATCGACTGGTTTGCCGATAAACCTGATATGGATCGTTGGTTAAAACGGGTATTTACTATGGTTGATGACGCGGTCACCAGTTATGAGGAACAGAATTTCACGGATCTCATGATAAGCTTCGGTTGTACCGGTGGCCAGCATCGATCGGTTCATTCAGCAAACCGATTGGCCGCCCACCTGAAAGAAACCCATGATATTGATGTCGTCCTCAGTCACCGAGAGTTAGGGTGA
- the lipB gene encoding lipoyl(octanoyl) transferase LipB — protein MVNLELISQGLVPYAEALEFQRAKHAQRLADEIPDTLILLEHPPVYTFGKNAGQANLIDPRDAEVIQSDRGGDITWHGPGQLVGYPIINLEDHKKSVSWYMRNLEEVIIQTLEHYAISGERLSGMTGVWVGDRKICAMGVRLSRWVTMHGFALNVGPDMSYFQGMIPCGIKGKGVVSLQEILGRDIKVAEVIPILTSAFQKVFEFDDIIDL, from the coding sequence ATGGTGAATTTAGAATTAATAAGTCAAGGTCTGGTACCTTATGCTGAAGCCCTGGAATTTCAGCGTGCAAAACACGCTCAGCGGCTGGCTGATGAAATCCCTGATACTCTGATCCTTTTGGAACATCCCCCAGTGTATACTTTTGGCAAAAATGCAGGTCAAGCCAACTTGATCGATCCGCGAGATGCTGAGGTAATCCAAAGTGATCGTGGAGGCGATATCACCTGGCACGGACCCGGTCAATTGGTTGGCTATCCGATTATCAATTTGGAAGATCACAAAAAAAGCGTGAGCTGGTATATGCGCAATCTGGAAGAAGTGATCATTCAGACTCTGGAACACTATGCTATAAGCGGAGAACGTCTTTCTGGCATGACCGGAGTTTGGGTGGGCGATCGGAAAATATGTGCCATGGGGGTTCGCCTTTCCCGCTGGGTAACCATGCATGGATTTGCCTTGAATGTGGGACCGGATATGTCATATTTCCAGGGCATGATCCCCTGTGGTATAAAGGGCAAAGGCGTGGTTAGCTTGCAAGAGATTCTGGGTCGAGACATCAAGGTAGCAGAAGTGATTCCCATCCTGACCAGTGCTTTTCAAAAGGTTTTTGAATTCGACGATATTATTGATTTATAA